One window of Buchnera aphidicola genomic DNA carries:
- the gyrB gene encoding DNA topoisomerase (ATP-hydrolyzing) subunit B, translating to MSNLYTSSNIKILKGLDAVRKRPGMYIGDTDDGTGLHHMVFEVVDNSIDEALAGYCNVIAVVIHTDNSVSIRDNGRGIPIDIHPEVGVSAAEVILTVLHAGGKFDEHAYKVSGGLHGVGVSVVNALSSRLKLYIYRDKKKYQQTYLFGNPKKKLICTGQTKRRGTKIRFWPNKNIFTNHNIFQREVLQKRLQELSFLNANLLIKLKDLRNHSKFRYYHKGGIKSFIKFLNNQKNPVHKKIFIFNKKKKNIEVNIAMQWNSTFQEKILCFTNNVPQQDGGSHLSGFKSALTRTLNYFSERERTNKKNKITITGDDAREGLTALISIKMFNPKFSSQTKEKLVSSEVKSAVETLLNEYLMDFLLEHPREAKIIIKKVIQSARSREAAKRAREITRKKGALENTSLPGKLSDCQERDPLLSEIYLVEGDSAGGSAKQGRNRKNQAILPLKGKILNIEKARFEKIIKSPELITLITALGCGFGKDEYDPKKLRYHHIIIMTDADVDGLHIRTLLLTFFFRQMPEIIENGHIYIAQPPLFKIKKGKIEKYLTNSKALNKYQNELIQQDSYITYFSDDKQKKNQENFSIIINQFHQLNKIFVSENNSIPTFIYKAMLDISPLENLKQKQKVKLWVKKLIQELQRKQCKNILTIYSYQIKKHNSNYEPIINVSNKKNFLAYHLKNKIFLSSKYKKLISFIKKIYYMRKTKAYIKYHNKKFIFNTLNNMIELLIKETKNFTSIQRYKGLGEMNPEQLWTTTMNPKTRKMLQVTMSDALSANELFSTLMGDAVEPRRKFIKKNALYAKNIDV from the coding sequence ATGTCTAATTTATATACCTCATCTAATATAAAAATTTTAAAAGGATTAGATGCGGTGAGAAAACGACCTGGCATGTATATCGGTGATACTGACGACGGCACTGGATTACATCATATGGTCTTCGAGGTTGTGGATAATTCAATAGATGAAGCTTTAGCTGGATACTGCAATGTAATTGCAGTAGTAATACATACTGATAATTCTGTTTCTATTCGCGATAACGGAAGAGGGATTCCGATTGATATTCATCCTGAAGTAGGGGTATCTGCAGCAGAAGTCATTCTTACCGTTTTACACGCAGGCGGAAAATTCGACGAACACGCTTACAAGGTTTCCGGGGGACTACATGGTGTAGGTGTTTCAGTCGTCAATGCGTTATCATCACGACTAAAACTGTATATTTATCGTGATAAAAAAAAATATCAACAAACATATCTATTTGGGAATCCAAAAAAAAAACTAATATGTACAGGACAAACAAAGAGGAGAGGGACAAAAATTCGATTTTGGCCAAATAAAAATATTTTTACTAATCATAATATTTTTCAACGTGAAGTTTTACAAAAAAGATTGCAAGAATTATCATTTTTAAATGCCAATTTATTAATCAAATTAAAAGATTTGAGAAATCATTCAAAATTCCGTTACTACCACAAAGGAGGAATAAAATCTTTCATAAAATTTTTAAACAATCAAAAAAACCCCGTACATAAAAAAATATTTATTTTTAATAAAAAAAAAAAAAATATTGAAGTAAATATCGCAATGCAATGGAATTCAACATTTCAAGAAAAAATATTATGTTTTACTAATAATGTTCCCCAGCAAGATGGCGGAAGTCATTTATCAGGATTCAAATCTGCTTTAACGAGAACTTTGAACTACTTTTCTGAACGAGAAAGAACAAACAAGAAGAACAAAATCACGATTACCGGTGACGATGCAAGAGAAGGTTTAACTGCTTTAATATCAATTAAAATGTTTAATCCAAAATTTTCCTCTCAGACAAAAGAAAAATTAGTGTCTTCAGAAGTAAAATCAGCTGTGGAGACACTTTTGAATGAATATTTAATGGATTTTTTATTAGAACATCCAAGAGAAGCAAAAATAATTATTAAAAAAGTCATTCAATCAGCTCGTTCAAGAGAAGCTGCTAAAAGAGCACGGGAAATTACTAGAAAGAAAGGAGCTTTAGAAAATACAAGTCTTCCAGGAAAATTATCAGACTGTCAAGAAAGAGATCCATTGCTATCAGAAATTTACTTAGTAGAAGGAGACTCAGCCGGAGGATCTGCAAAACAAGGTCGAAATAGAAAAAATCAAGCAATATTACCCTTAAAAGGAAAAATATTAAATATAGAAAAAGCTCGATTTGAAAAAATAATAAAGTCACCAGAACTAATAACTTTGATTACCGCTTTGGGGTGTGGTTTCGGAAAAGACGAATACGATCCTAAAAAATTAAGATATCACCACATCATAATCATGACAGACGCTGATGTAGACGGATTACATATTCGGACCTTGCTATTAACATTTTTTTTTCGACAAATGCCAGAAATTATAGAGAACGGCCACATATATATTGCTCAACCACCCTTATTTAAAATTAAAAAGGGTAAGATTGAAAAATATCTAACGAACTCAAAAGCACTAAATAAATATCAAAACGAATTAATACAACAAGATAGTTATATTACTTATTTTTCTGACGATAAACAAAAAAAAAATCAAGAAAACTTTTCTATTATCATAAATCAATTTCATCAATTAAATAAAATATTTGTTTCTGAAAATAACAGTATTCCAACTTTTATTTATAAAGCCATGCTAGATATTAGTCCATTAGAAAACTTAAAACAAAAACAAAAAGTAAAGTTATGGGTAAAAAAATTAATTCAAGAATTACAAAGAAAACAATGTAAAAATATACTAACTATATATTCATATCAAATAAAAAAACATAATAGTAATTATGAACCCATAATTAATGTAAGCAACAAGAAAAATTTTTTGGCATATCACCTAAAAAACAAAATTTTTTTATCTTCAAAATATAAAAAACTTATTAGCTTTATTAAAAAAATTTACTATATGCGTAAAACAAAAGCATATATAAAATATCATAATAAAAAATTTATATTTAATACTTTAAACAACATGATTGAATTATTAATCAAAGAAACGAAAAATTTTACCTCTATTCAAAGATACAAAGGATTAGGTGAAATGAATCCAGAACAATTATGGACTACTACAATGAATCCAAAAACAAGGAAAATGTTACAAGTCACTATGAGTGATGCTCTCTCAGCCAATGAATTATTTAGCACTCTTATGGGGGATGCTGTAGAACCTCGAAGAAAATTTATCAAAAAAAATGCATTATATGCAAAAAATATTGATGTATAA
- the dnaN gene encoding DNA polymerase III subunit beta, which translates to MEFKIKKNDFLNPLKKIHRIITKNPIFPILENIILNVMKNKIILTSSNLEIELNAYIAKEFFFCYIPGSCLISGKKILNICRNIQNNVELHFQIIKKKIHIRALDSLFKLNTSSDKNFPKFQIIKGTKTFFLSQSILKEIISLTSFSIARNDIRTALNGMLIEYKNNYLFSVTTDGHRLSMYKKKIYLDISCISFIINKKSISELSRLLTDTTEKIQITISNHYAAFHVQETLLQTKLLNNNFPNYQDVLLKHDTFCISVSREKLKESLLKTSILCNTTFKGVCLNFSKNKLTITSNNQEDEESSDAFDINNQHEEISFSINVFYLLDSLNALHADTINIVFKIPISSIQIQTNTKKEILYIIMPLNL; encoded by the coding sequence ATGGAATTCAAAATAAAAAAAAATGATTTTTTAAATCCCTTAAAAAAAATCCATAGAATTATTACAAAAAATCCAATATTCCCAATATTAGAAAATATTATTTTAAATGTAATGAAAAACAAAATAATATTAACAAGCTCAAATTTAGAGATAGAATTAAACGCATATATTGCAAAAGAATTCTTTTTTTGTTATATCCCTGGATCCTGTTTAATATCTGGAAAAAAAATACTCAACATTTGTCGTAATATTCAAAATAACGTCGAATTACATTTTCAGATCATAAAGAAAAAAATACATATTCGAGCACTCGATAGCTTGTTTAAGTTAAACACAAGCTCCGATAAAAATTTTCCAAAATTTCAAATTATTAAAGGGACAAAAACTTTTTTTTTATCTCAGAGCATACTTAAAGAAATTATTTCGTTAACAAGTTTTTCAATAGCTCGTAACGATATACGAACTGCTCTAAACGGAATGCTTATTGAGTACAAAAACAATTATTTATTTAGTGTTACGACGGATGGACATAGATTATCTATGTACAAAAAAAAAATATATTTAGACATATCTTGTATATCATTTATTATTAATAAAAAGAGTATCTCAGAATTATCAAGACTACTTACTGATACAACAGAAAAAATACAGATAACTATTAGTAATCATTATGCCGCTTTTCACGTTCAAGAAACTTTATTACAAACAAAGCTACTCAATAATAATTTTCCTAACTATCAAGATGTGCTGCTTAAACACGATACTTTTTGTATATCGGTTTCTAGAGAAAAACTGAAAGAATCATTATTAAAAACATCAATTCTATGTAATACTACGTTCAAAGGAGTATGTTTAAATTTTTCTAAAAATAAATTAACAATAACATCAAATAATCAAGAAGATGAAGAATCATCCGATGCATTTGATATCAATAATCAGCATGAAGAAATTTCATTTTCTATAAATGTTTTTTATTTATTAGATTCACTAAACGCATTACATGCTGATACTATTAACATAGTATTTAAAATACCTATTTCAAGCATTCAAATTCAAACCAATACAAAAAAAGAAATATTATATATAATCATGCCTTTAAACTTATAA
- the rpmH gene encoding 50S ribosomal protein L34 produces the protein MKRTFQPSNIKRHRNHGFRARMSSKGGRAILSHRRFKSRSILCV, from the coding sequence ATGAAGCGTACTTTTCAGCCATCTAACATAAAACGTCACCGGAATCACGGTTTTCGGGCTCGTATGTCTTCTAAAGGTGGACGAGCTATTTTATCTCACCGACGTTTTAAATCGCGCTCTATATTATGTGTTTAA
- the rnpA gene encoding ribonuclease P protein component: MCLKCLSTIKNTPYFAFSKKLRLLSNIAFQRCNDKKNKAHTTEFIRLVSLNHLNFPRLGISISKKNIKKSHERNRIKRLIRESFRLSQYTLVSMDFCIIVKKNVQLLTNNIIFSVLKKLWVYKHYNKALSI; encoded by the coding sequence ATGTGTTTAAAATGTCTTTCTACAATAAAAAATACACCTTATTTTGCTTTTAGCAAAAAATTACGCTTACTATCAAATATTGCATTTCAACGTTGTAATGACAAGAAAAATAAAGCGCATACCACGGAATTTATTAGGTTAGTTTCATTAAATCATTTGAATTTTCCTCGATTAGGTATTTCTATTTCTAAAAAAAATATAAAAAAATCTCATGAGCGTAATAGAATTAAGCGTTTAATTCGGGAAAGTTTTCGTCTATCCCAGTACACTTTGGTATCTATGGATTTTTGTATTATTGTCAAAAAAAATGTGCAGTTATTAACTAACAATATAATTTTTTCTGTTTTAAAGAAATTGTGGGTATACAAACATTACAATAAAGCTTTATCTATATAA
- the yidC gene encoding membrane protein insertase YidC, which produces MIYLQRIFFTVSCIFCSFFMWNFRYVRFFTQVNMQNIHSNVNEASRSIHSDNKDQFINIKNDVLSLDINLLGGNIERADLLNFYQDINKKSELTLLNWTPELMNKAVSGILCHTPTYRFSHTHQPLYSVKHIAPELKLEKDTVQACIQWTSRDNIIYTKIFSLKKGSYNVNVEYLIQNNSHRPVNHSVFNELKTTQAPVQEKNFLKNIFKAKTAQNIVWSSDQEKYHKHIFHKVNHKQKTMVVTKKGWIALSQRYFLTAWIPKFDDNYTIYSRRLNDSTRLIGSVSRVKRIAPNSVARFRSSIWIGPKITSQLEGVAKNLELTIDYGFLRALSRPLFRLLTFFYLFFHNWGVTIIFMTFFIKMMVYPLIKLQYTSVLRMNALHPKIKKIKDKYSNDSNKIQKKILSLYQFNDVNPFYGFFLVLVQMPIFLAFYHVLLCSVELRHAPFFLWIKDLSSQDPHYLLPIFAGLSILFAQLYEPKKNVSRAQKIFSLAIPFLSTAFFLTLPSGLVLYYITNNWCTFFQHWFIRWNFVG; this is translated from the coding sequence ATGATATATTTGCAACGCATTTTTTTTACAGTTTCCTGTATATTTTGTTCCTTTTTTATGTGGAACTTTCGGTATGTACGTTTTTTTACTCAAGTAAATATGCAAAACATACATAGTAACGTGAATGAAGCTTCTCGCTCAATTCACAGTGATAATAAAGATCAATTTATTAACATCAAAAATGATGTTCTATCTTTGGATATTAACTTATTAGGCGGAAATATTGAACGTGCAGATTTATTGAATTTTTATCAAGACATAAATAAGAAATCTGAGCTAACTTTGCTTAATTGGACGCCAGAACTTATGAATAAAGCGGTTAGCGGTATTTTATGCCATACCCCAACTTATCGTTTTTCACATACACACCAGCCATTATATTCAGTTAAGCATATTGCGCCTGAATTAAAACTGGAAAAAGATACAGTTCAGGCTTGTATTCAATGGACGTCGCGTGATAATATTATATATACAAAAATTTTTTCCTTGAAGAAAGGGTCTTATAATGTTAATGTAGAGTATTTAATTCAGAATAATAGTCATCGGCCAGTAAATCACTCTGTATTTAATGAATTGAAGACAACTCAAGCGCCTGTACAGGAAAAAAATTTTTTAAAAAATATTTTTAAAGCTAAAACTGCTCAAAATATCGTCTGGTCTAGCGATCAAGAAAAATATCATAAACATATCTTTCATAAAGTAAATCATAAACAAAAAACAATGGTGGTAACAAAAAAAGGCTGGATTGCTTTGTCTCAAAGATATTTTTTAACAGCTTGGATTCCTAAATTTGATGATAATTATACCATATATTCTCGTCGATTAAATGATTCAACCAGATTAATCGGTTCCGTATCTCGAGTTAAACGTATTGCTCCTAATTCTGTGGCTAGATTTCGTTCTAGTATATGGATTGGACCAAAAATAACGAGTCAATTAGAGGGTGTTGCGAAAAATTTAGAGTTAACAATAGATTATGGATTTCTAAGAGCGCTATCTCGACCTTTATTTAGATTATTAACCTTTTTTTATCTTTTTTTTCATAACTGGGGCGTAACAATTATTTTTATGACTTTTTTTATTAAAATGATGGTATACCCGCTCATAAAATTACAATATACATCCGTTTTACGGATGAACGCGTTGCATCCAAAAATAAAAAAAATAAAAGATAAATACTCAAATGATTCGAATAAGATTCAAAAAAAAATTTTATCCTTATATCAATTTAATGATGTGAATCCCTTTTATGGTTTCTTTTTAGTTCTCGTTCAAATGCCAATATTTTTAGCATTTTATCACGTATTACTCTGTTCTGTTGAGTTGCGTCACGCACCATTTTTTTTATGGATTAAAGATTTATCTAGTCAAGATCCTCATTATCTATTACCAATATTCGCTGGTTTGAGCATATTATTCGCGCAATTATATGAACCTAAGAAGAACGTTTCAAGGGCACAAAAAATATTTTCATTAGCAATCCCGTTCTTATCAACTGCTTTTTTTCTTACTTTACCATCCGGATTAGTTTTGTACTATATTACAAATAATTGGTGTACTTTTTTTCAACATTGGTTTATACGCTGGAATTTTGTTGGTTAA
- the mnmE gene encoding tRNA uridine-5-carboxymethylaminomethyl(34) synthesis GTPase MnmE has product MIFDKTIVAPATAPGQSGVGIIRVSGSAVIKVIEKFLRISMKPRFAHYTSFSDITGKILDYGIALFFPAPFSFTGEDILEFHGHGNSVLLDLLMKNILLIKNVRIARPGEFSERAFLNNKMDLVQAEGINDLINAQSELSIQASLRSLNGDFSKKIRDIISLLKKLYARIEAVINFPDEINESSLISDIRICLSDAIYLMKKLIFKGCQGNLLYNGISIVITGPTNVGKSSLFNYLSNQKISIVTNIPGTTRDVMCKNIWINGARYELVDTAGLRKSNDVIELIGIKLAKKNIQSCRHIFLILDASQDKYSNNILVKKYIDGLRKNQNITIIFNKIDLIHKKPCLDIVFNQFKCIYLSIKYKMGINFLKDRMHEISSELNAGEDVFLARNRHLSALKASLKYLKHGKEWLNKNLCIELFSEDVRLAIEAMLTITGNFSSSDLLEKIFSDFCIGK; this is encoded by the coding sequence ATGATATTTGATAAAACGATTGTAGCCCCAGCTACGGCACCGGGTCAATCTGGTGTTGGAATTATTCGAGTGTCCGGTTCCGCTGTTATAAAAGTTATTGAAAAATTTTTAAGAATTTCTATGAAACCAAGATTTGCGCATTATACATCATTTTCAGATATAACGGGAAAAATTCTTGATTATGGTATTGCTTTGTTTTTTCCTGCCCCTTTCTCTTTTACAGGAGAAGATATATTAGAGTTTCATGGACACGGAAACTCCGTATTATTGGATTTATTAATGAAGAATATTTTATTGATTAAAAATGTTCGTATAGCTCGCCCTGGTGAGTTTTCAGAAAGAGCATTTTTAAATAATAAAATGGATTTAGTGCAAGCTGAAGGAATTAATGATTTAATAAACGCTCAGTCTGAGCTTTCAATTCAAGCATCTTTGCGTTCATTAAATGGTGATTTTTCGAAAAAGATACGAGATATTATTAGTTTATTGAAAAAATTATATGCTAGAATTGAGGCGGTTATTAATTTTCCAGATGAAATAAATGAATCATCGTTAATATCGGATATAAGAATCTGTCTCAGCGATGCCATTTATTTAATGAAAAAACTAATATTTAAGGGTTGTCAAGGTAATCTTTTATACAATGGTATTAGTATTGTAATTACCGGACCGACTAATGTCGGAAAATCGAGTTTATTTAATTACTTATCTAATCAAAAGATTTCTATTGTTACTAATATTCCTGGAACTACACGTGATGTCATGTGTAAAAACATTTGGATTAATGGAGCGCGCTATGAGCTTGTGGATACTGCGGGATTACGTAAAAGCAATGATGTTATCGAGTTAATTGGAATAAAGTTAGCAAAAAAAAATATTCAGTCTTGTCGACATATATTTTTAATATTAGATGCTTCACAAGATAAATATAGTAATAATATTTTAGTAAAAAAATATATTGATGGTTTAAGAAAAAATCAAAATATTACTATTATTTTTAATAAAATTGATTTGATTCATAAAAAACCCTGCTTAGATATTGTATTTAATCAGTTTAAATGTATTTATTTATCCATTAAATATAAAATGGGGATAAATTTTTTAAAAGATAGGATGCATGAAATATCTAGCGAGTTAAACGCAGGGGAGGATGTTTTTTTAGCTCGAAACAGACATTTATCTGCATTGAAGGCATCATTAAAATATTTAAAGCACGGAAAAGAATGGTTGAACAAAAATCTGTGCATTGAATTATTTTCGGAAGATGTTCGTTTAGCTATAGAAGCTATGCTAACGATTACAGGTAATTTTAGTAGTTCTGATTTATTAGAAAAAATTTTTTCTGATTTTTGTATTGGCAAATAA
- a CDS encoding co-chaperone GroES encodes MKLRPLHDRVIVKRNEVELKSAGGIVLTGSAAGKSTRGVVLSVGKGRCLDNGNIKKLDVKVGDVVIFNEGYGAKTETINNEEVLILTESDILAIVEE; translated from the coding sequence ATGAAACTTCGTCCATTACATGATAGAGTTATTGTAAAGCGTAATGAAGTAGAATTAAAGTCAGCTGGCGGTATTGTTTTAACCGGTTCTGCTGCAGGAAAATCTACTAGAGGAGTGGTTTTATCGGTTGGAAAAGGTCGATGTTTGGACAATGGTAACATTAAGAAATTAGACGTTAAAGTAGGAGACGTTGTAATTTTTAATGAAGGCTATGGAGCTAAAACTGAAACTATAAATAACGAAGAAGTATTGATATTAACTGAAAGTGACATTTTAGCAATTGTAGAAGAGTAA
- the groL gene encoding chaperonin GroEL (60 kDa chaperone family; promotes refolding of misfolded polypeptides especially under stressful conditions; forms two stacked rings of heptamers to form a barrel-shaped 14mer; ends can be capped by GroES; misfolded proteins enter the barrel where they are refolded when GroES binds): MAAKDVKFGNEARIKMLRGVNILADAVKVTLGPKGRNVVLDKSFGPPSITKDGVSVAREIELEDKFENMGAQMVKEVASKANDAAGDGTTTATLLAQSIVNEGLKAVAAGMNPMDLKRGIDKAVISAVDELKKLSVPCSDSKAITQVGTISANADEKVGSLIAEAMEKVGNDGVITVEEGTGLQDELEVVKGMQFDRGYLSPYFINKPETGLVELDNPYILMADKKISSIRELLPILESVAKSSKPLLIISEDLEGEALATLVVNSMRGIVKVSAVKAPGFGDRRKAMLQDISILTGGSVISEELAMELEKSSLEDLGQAKRVVISKDATTIIGGNGDKISIKNRIQQIRQEVHEATSDYDKEKLNERLAKLSGGVAVLKVGAATEVEMKEKKARVEDALHATRAAVEEGVVPGGGVALVRVAEKISRLNGQNEDQNVGIRVALRAMEAPLRQIVANSGEEPSVVTNNVKDGHGNYGYNAATDEYGDMISFGILDPTKVTRSALQYAASVAGLMITTECMVTDLPKEEKSASDLSSPPGGGMGGMGGMM, translated from the coding sequence ATGGCAGCGAAAGATGTAAAATTTGGTAATGAAGCTCGGATTAAAATGCTTCGAGGAGTTAATATTTTAGCTGATGCTGTAAAAGTTACCCTAGGACCTAAAGGCAGAAATGTTGTTCTAGATAAGTCCTTTGGGCCCCCTAGCATCACTAAAGACGGTGTCTCAGTCGCTAGAGAAATTGAATTAGAAGATAAGTTTGAGAATATGGGCGCGCAAATGGTAAAGGAAGTGGCGTCAAAAGCAAATGATGCTGCTGGAGATGGCACAACTACAGCTACATTATTAGCACAATCAATTGTCAATGAAGGTTTAAAGGCAGTAGCTGCTGGAATGAACCCCATGGACTTAAAGCGAGGTATTGATAAAGCTGTTATTAGCGCTGTAGATGAATTAAAAAAATTATCTGTTCCTTGTTCAGATTCTAAAGCAATTACTCAAGTGGGTACTATTTCAGCTAATGCTGACGAAAAAGTGGGTAGTTTAATTGCTGAGGCTATGGAAAAGGTTGGTAATGATGGAGTCATTACGGTTGAGGAAGGTACTGGCCTTCAAGATGAATTAGAAGTGGTTAAAGGAATGCAATTTGACCGAGGTTACTTATCGCCATATTTCATTAATAAACCCGAAACAGGTTTGGTAGAATTAGATAATCCTTATATCTTAATGGCAGATAAAAAAATTTCTAGTATCCGTGAATTATTGCCTATTCTAGAATCAGTAGCTAAATCTAGCAAGCCGTTACTAATTATCTCTGAAGACTTAGAAGGCGAAGCCTTAGCTACTTTAGTGGTTAACTCAATGAGAGGCATTGTTAAAGTTTCTGCAGTTAAAGCTCCTGGTTTTGGAGATCGCCGAAAAGCGATGTTGCAAGATATTTCTATTCTTACAGGAGGTTCTGTTATATCTGAAGAACTAGCTATGGAATTAGAAAAGTCTTCTTTAGAAGACTTAGGGCAAGCAAAACGCGTAGTAATTAGTAAAGATGCCACTACTATTATTGGTGGAAATGGAGATAAAATTTCTATTAAAAACCGTATTCAACAGATTAGACAAGAAGTGCATGAAGCAACATCAGATTATGACAAAGAAAAATTAAATGAACGTTTAGCAAAATTATCTGGCGGCGTAGCTGTTTTAAAGGTAGGGGCAGCAACTGAAGTAGAGATGAAAGAAAAGAAAGCCCGCGTTGAAGATGCATTACATGCAACTCGCGCAGCTGTGGAAGAAGGCGTTGTTCCCGGAGGGGGAGTAGCATTAGTTCGCGTAGCCGAAAAGATTTCTCGTCTTAACGGCCAAAATGAAGATCAAAACGTTGGAATACGAGTAGCATTGCGCGCAATGGAAGCTCCTTTGCGTCAAATAGTTGCTAATTCTGGCGAAGAACCATCGGTAGTAACTAACAATGTAAAAGATGGTCATGGTAATTATGGTTACAATGCAGCTACTGACGAGTATGGTGACATGATATCCTTTGGTATTTTAGATCCTACAAAAGTGACTCGTTCTGCGTTACAATATGCTGCTTCTGTAGCCGGGCTTATGATCACAACAGAATGTATGGTCACAGATTTACCAAAAGAAGAAAAATCTGCATCTGATTTAAGCTCTCCGCCAGGCGGTGGAATGGGTGGAATGGGCGGAATGATGTAG
- the efp gene encoding elongation factor P has product MTAYSGNSLKSGIKILIKKQPYEVYSSEFIKPGKGQAFVRIKLKQLLTGKLFFKTVKATDLFYSTDVVDIEASYLYNNGSIWFFMHKKTFEHISVLKTFLFGYEKWLTNLSSCVITLWREAPISVRIDNFVQLKVYDVDAVISGDTINSDNKLVTLETGAIIRAPLFIKKGDYLKIDTRNGKYISRIVK; this is encoded by the coding sequence ATGACTGCTTATAGTGGAAATTCTTTAAAGTCCGGAATAAAAATTTTAATAAAAAAACAGCCGTATGAAGTTTATTCCAGCGAATTTATTAAACCTGGCAAAGGACAAGCTTTTGTACGGATTAAATTAAAGCAATTATTAACTGGAAAATTATTTTTTAAAACCGTAAAAGCAACAGATCTTTTTTATTCAACTGATGTTGTAGATATTGAAGCATCTTATTTATATAATAATGGCTCTATTTGGTTTTTTATGCATAAAAAGACTTTTGAACATATTTCTGTATTGAAAACGTTTTTATTTGGATACGAAAAGTGGTTAACGAATCTTTCTTCTTGCGTAATTACTTTATGGCGCGAAGCTCCTATTTCTGTTCGAATTGATAATTTTGTTCAATTAAAGGTATATGATGTGGATGCCGTTATATCGGGGGATACAATAAATTCAGATAATAAGTTAGTCACATTAGAAACAGGAGCAATAATTCGAGCTCCATTATTCATTAAAAAAGGAGATTATCTAAAAATAGATACTCGCAATGGAAAATATATTTCTCGTATAGTTAAATAA
- the dnaC gene encoding DNA replication protein DnaC, whose amino-acid sequence MNHFLNKLKKIIPSYIQPKFYNDKELLIWNQEQGKKSSKSIIQKNKAMKMQRTLGRSGIRELYMNCSFENYRINHEGHQKVLHAARRYAENFKNNIASFIFTGRPGTGKNHLASAIGNYLILHGNSVLLITVADLMSSIKGTFNDYSLSKMTEEKLLHNFSSVDLLMIDEIGMQLESRYEKIIINQIVDRRSSSKKSTGMLSNLTLKGMKNLLGERVIDRMRLGNGLWLTFDWESYRKNIRGNEY is encoded by the coding sequence ATGAATCATTTTTTAAACAAGCTAAAAAAAATTATACCTTCTTACATACAGCCAAAATTCTATAATGACAAAGAACTATTAATATGGAATCAAGAACAAGGAAAGAAATCTTCAAAATCTATTATTCAAAAAAATAAAGCTATGAAAATGCAAAGAACTCTCGGAAGATCGGGAATACGAGAACTATACATGAATTGTTCATTTGAAAATTACCGCATTAATCACGAAGGGCATCAAAAAGTATTGCATGCAGCGCGTCGATATGCTGAAAATTTTAAAAATAATATTGCGAGCTTTATATTTACTGGCCGGCCCGGAACAGGAAAAAACCATTTAGCATCAGCAATTGGAAATTATTTAATATTACATGGAAATAGTGTTTTACTAATTACTGTAGCTGATCTTATGTCTAGCATTAAAGGAACTTTTAATGATTATTCGCTCTCAAAGATGACAGAAGAAAAATTATTACATAACTTCAGTTCAGTAGACTTATTAATGATAGATGAGATTGGTATGCAGCTGGAATCAAGATATGAAAAAATTATTATTAATCAAATTGTAGACAGAAGATCATCTTCTAAAAAGTCTACAGGAATGTTGTCTAACTTAACTCTTAAAGGAATGAAAAATCTTCTAGGCGAAAGAGTGATCGATCGCATGCGCTTGGGTAATGGTCTGTGGTTAACATTCGACTGGGAGAGTTACCGAAAAAATATACGTGGAAATGAATATTAA